CTAGGGTCTGtactgctgtgtttctgtgctggtgCAGTGACCAATCTTGGGTAAACATCTCTGCTTCTTTTGTTGCTGTGACTCATTTTTGTTGCCTCACCACTGCAGACTATGAAtgatctgttttctttcctctttttaagGAAGGAGACACTTCCTTCCCCATATAACAGTgtgaaaaaagtggaaaattgaATCTAAAGACATAGGGGCCGGGGACTCTCCAACCTGCTGATTTCAAAGCTTGACTATTTTCTATTGACACAGCATCAGAGAAACAGCCTTGTGCAGTTCCAAACACCTTGTGCAAGTGTTATGTTCTAATGCTTGCctaaaaaaactttatttttgagGGGAAACTAATGATTGGGTATGTTTCATTCAACTGAAGAACTCTTCATGGAAAGAATATACTCCAGggaacttaatttttttaaatcaatatcTTATTCAGAGTATGGAATGTTTACTATTTGAGTTTCAAGATATTTGTAatacttttctgtgttttggaggCATCTGCAGAGTGTTCTTACTGGCAGTCTCAAAGGttgttacagaaataaaagctgtatATTGGGCATTGTCAGGTGTGTGTGAGGGTATCTAAATGCATGTATGTATTTGtatgtgtatttaaaataactCCTGTGTGCAGATATTAAATACATCCTCTTGGGGATTGCACTGTGACTTGCATACTTGGGAGGTAAAGGCTCTGAATAAAGAATCTATCCAGAACAGAGTGAAATTAGCTGCAGTTGCTTGTGGGCTTTcaaagcaacagcagcagtcagcaacagcagcagtcAGAATCTGGCCTAAGTAATTAACTTAGGAagcatggaaaggaaaagcagcatgtGGAAGATATAATTAATAGCAACATATAACAGTCAGGTCTCACATAATAAATTGGCGGCTATGCCTGAGGTAACTGccttttatttgcaaaatgctgttggaattttttaaaagtaattgcatattttcttccatttccacaTGGTCACAGAGAACATAGTACAGTACAAATACCAACAGGAATGCAATAAAATCATTgctgttgtttgttgtttttcctgcttAGGGCTATGATCTTATTTGAGCCGATGTCcaaaagaaaggaggaataCATTTTAGCTCAGAAAAAGACAAGTGGTAAAACATTTTAGTGAGGTTTAATATGGAATAATTTAGAAGGACAAGGCAGGAATGACCAGAATAAACAACAGTAAATGGTCAGATATCTATTTGCAGAAAAGATTTAGTAATGTGTTCTGACTTGAGTAAATAATGGTTAAGATAAATGTTCTAAAATTCTTCCATTTGGGAGGCCTGAATTTTCCCCATCTGAAGGTtgactgcagcttttcctgcagagcaAGCGTGACATCTTTGGGTATACCACAGATGCTGGCAGATCTTCAAGTGGGTCCATTCTGCCCCTTGCCTAGTGCAGAGCTCTAGAAGCCTGTGGGATAGCACCAGGGCCACTGCCTCCAACAACCTGCTGCAAAACAAAGCTGCAGTCCTGCTCAAATATTTGCAACAGGAAACTGAGGAGAGTTTGCAACTGGGGTTTGCTGCTCTGCCCAAAACATACAAGTTACTAGACGACTTAATTGCCATTTCCAGGCTCCTCAGTGAAGTAGTGGGAGCTGCACATCACTCCTGCTGCTATTTGGTATATGTGATTCCCCTCCATACCCAAGTGGGAATTTATACCACTACTTTGTTAGTctggattttcttttggttttaagCAATCTGATTGCCATCACTACAATagtggggaggagaagggaagtCCAAATCTACTTTATTGTAAACATAAAGAGGATCAGGTGTATTTTGTCTGTGAGTCAATGAGGATGGGATCTTGTAGTAACCACCTAACACTAGAGTGAGTTCTTATCCCCATAAATGTGATTAGAAGCTTTACTGCTGTTTAAAATTGAACAACCTGAAGACCAGGAACTAGAGCTTGCTGTGAGTATTCCTGCCATAACCAGTCTCTGTACTGCTGACCCTCGGGGATCTTGCATTTGCTGCAGACTGAGACTAGTAGGCAATTTGTTGCTGAACGAATACTTTAAATATtgagttttttaaaagtacatcCTTGCAATTTTTCTGCTGATGAATTTAGAATTATGTTCTAGCAAGCTCAGTACACTCCAAATTAATTAGCAGTGATCCTTTTAACAGGATAATTACTATATCAGCAAGTGGTAAACTCAAAATGAATACGAGTAGTTCCGGCTTACATCCATAAGGAAGAGCTATGTTGTGGATCTACCAAGTGATTGTAAATTCATCTCAGTGTGAAAGGTTTTAGACAGCACAGCTCATCAGAACTGTCACTTTTTTACCTCTAGACTTGAATTAAAATCCAAAATGAAGTTGCATTCCATTTTCCATATCTTCCTCAAAACGCCATGGCATGTAGCaattggcttttaaaaattgctgccGTTTTTTGCTGGAAAAAGGTTGAAAATAAGCAGAGAAGAACTCACAAATACAAACACGTGTTCATGTCTTTAGTGTTTGGCCTTTTTAAACGGGTTAATCTTTCAAGGAATAAATGTGTCATTGCTTATCAGGCTGTGGACAAATAAGTATATGACTGCTACAATGATGGTAGAATCACTTCCATTCATTCCTGAAACCTGACTCTGGTTTTCAGACAGTAGAGGCTTTTAGAAAATAAGATTTcatttggtatttttaatatgtGAAATTACCTTAATTAGGTCACTATATATGCCTTTCTGCTGTCTTTCAGAATGGATGCAGAAATCTGTAAAAACACCAGCCGTCTTCTGTGAGAATATAATTTTTAGGCAGACTTTCAAAAATCACTTATCTTACTTTCAGCTTCTCTAAGCTAAATCCAGCAAACTCAATGATCTTACACTGATCTCAAGCGTGCTCTTGGGAGAAACTGGGACCTATGTTGTTCACTCCAAATGTGAAAGTAGTAAAGTATTAATTATAAGCCATTTCTTAAAAATGGATCTTGACACTCACCAGACCAGACAATTTCTCAAGTTGTTTCATGGGACCTTGTGGTGCTTCATGAAACATGAAGTGCATGCCTGAATCCTTTGGCTTAGATCGCTTTGAGTGGCAGTGCCATCTTCTTTCTAGAGAGATTCTAGGTCAGgccactttttaaaatcatacaaaatggagacattaaaaaaactGTCTCAACTCTAAGACCAGAACTGTAAAATCAAGAGTAAAAaagtatttagaaatattttggtgaGATTTTGTCCATGCGTGTTCTGTGCGTCAAAGCTCTAACTTGTAGAAATAGAAAGGCAAGCAATTCTGTAGAAAATTCCTGTAGCAAATGCAGGTGTCTTATAGTGATCCAAGGgactgcttttctcctttttgttaaGGTTTAGATTATTCAAACCAGGCAGGTCATAAGAGTCTTTTGTATGCAGTTTCATGGTGTTGCTTAGTTCTTAACTGAATCCAGCCAAAGATGAGGTAACATCTGAAGAAGGTTTCCTTAAATTTCTGGAATGAACAATGTTCTCGTGTCACAGTAACAGCCCTAACATGGCTGCacagctgttgctgctgcagttcCTCCTGTACATGGCAAACATATTGCTCATCACACTGTAGTTATAGCCCTACCATTCTAGTAGAGCTCAATGCTTTTGTGCTTCCTAAAAGCATAGCCTTGTCCTTCTACTTGAATACATGCAAGTACATAGGTCAGCACAGTGCCACCAATGGTGATAACCAATCTTCTTAGTGCTCCCAACCTTTCTGGATAGTACAAACTATGGCTACAGAATCCCTGTGAGTAATATAATATGGAGCTAgtcaaaacccaccaaaaaagggatttttttaaaagttccatTTGTATGAATTTGCTTGAGAAAGTTCCCCTACAATTTAGAAGAAATTAACATTCTCTTGATGGAAAAGATGATTTAGGCACTCAAGACCTCTTTGACCACAGAAACTGGCAAAGCCCTTCTGAGGAAGCTGTGGGAAATGCAAGTTCTTCCAGGTCAATAACTGCTCAGTGATCTTCTGATGGAGCTTGGGATTCCTCTTTTGGAGGAAAAGCAACAAACTCTTTCATTTCATTCTCTTGGTGACCAGTAGCATGAGCTTCATAAGGCTcacatgggcagcagcagacttctcctttcctgctcttctgcagAACAGTAGCACGGAAGTCTAACGTTATCACTGCCAGTCGATACAACTGTAGAGTCACAACTAAGATATTCTTAGCTGTAAAAAATACCAGCATCTGATTGAATATCCTGAAGTGGCCCATCAGAATTGAACGCACAATGAAGAAGGGGCCGTCCTGTATGAAAAGGCTGACCCCAATGTTCCAGAGTTCCGCGCTGTACCggcacagcagcaggctggggatCCGCCTGGCCGATGCACTTGGTTTGCAGCCAATGTGCTGTACTGGAAGCAAAACAGTTATGTTAAAACAACTTTGTGAAGTGGAGCCAGGGTTGGCCTAAAGGGCCCTCACAATACAGGGTACTCTGGATTATAAATGCCTTCACCTCCAAACTGTGCAACATATAGCATACCCAGTTTCTGGAATGCTTTTCAGCAAAACACACTGAACTCACCTGAGCCACTTATGTGGTCTGGCAAACAGGACTAAAAaacacttccctttttttttacccctcaAACATGCCAGTATTTAGACACTTCTACAACAAGGAGTGGAAATAGATCACCTAATGATTCTTCACAACTTCCCCAGACTTTTTATTTGGTAAATCAACATGCTGGACCAGTACGCATACTTaggaaaaacaactgaaaaggAACAGCCAGTGCTGTAGCACTTCACTTTCTTCCATGCTGTCTAAgacattgcttttaaaatattcaccAGCTAGCCATTGCCTTTTCATGTATCACAGTAAGAATAAGGTTTGTCAGTGTCAGGCAATATTGAGAATTATGTGGGTTCTGTCTGCCATGTAAGACTTGAGGCATGGTTACTTGTTCTTAACCTTGTGGGTATCAGTTTCACAGAACTGTTGGAACTTGCATGCATGGATTCCCCGTGGCTTTAAAGGTGGTGATGGTGGGTTCAAATGCTTTCTATGGTGTAGTGCCTAGAGAAGGAGCATCAGTAGGGTTTGTGGAGGCAAATTTGACTGCATCTCACAGAAATACATGAAGCTTAATTAACCTGTCTCTTGGACAGGGAGACTTCATTGGTTTAAAAAACTCTATTACTTATAATGCAGTAACAACTGCCAAACATTGTAACCTGCCAAAAGAATTCTATTGTTTGAGTCAatgctggggtggggggagaaagATGAGACTCAAACGGAAAATGAGTTGTAAAATGTAGAAATTTGCTGAATCCATTAGGCAgagcttcagcagcagccaattttttaatatgcttCTATGCCATAGCTGTTTAATAGTCCTAACTGCACTGCTGTAGTCTAATAATAAGTGcctaaaaatttcttttatgtCATGTTTGATGTGTGAATAAACATTCTGATGCTTGAACAAAAAGTACTCTTTGTGCAATTGTATAGAACTACCTAAAATAAACTGTACCCATAGTAACTTCAGGAAAATGTGTGTtgagtaatttaatttttaactgtaATGTAATTAAATAAGTGGAAAAGCAACagctagagaaaaaaataaacagattatTTAAGTGTTATTTGAATTTATCTGTGTGGTGGTGATGTATATAGgatgtttttttatttgattgcTTGAGTTTTTTTAAACCTGAGTGCTCTGCATCTTTCATAGAACATATTCTAGCAGTAGCAGGAATTTTAGCTATGATAAAGCTGAAATGTGATTGCATCTGATTTTTTAGGTGGTAAGCTGCTGAGCTGaaatgatgaaatattttcataactTTCCTGTTGGAAGCAAAGCCTAGcactttccatggaaaaaataGACTAATGAACAAAATagtatttcaggatttttaatttattattttagtcAGTGTGTCAGCCTAGAAATCTCTTTTGTATAAGATGCTACTGAGGCTACTGCATTTTTGGACTGCTGTAGTTGTTGTAACCCTGCTGTCATTGGAGGCCAAAATGGTTAGAACAGATGATGCTCCAGACAactttcattcttctttttggACAGGGAGAAGCTCTTTCTGCCCAGGGACAAACATAGCACTGAGCTGGCTGACTAGCTGGCCCTTTTAGATAACAGTGTACAGTCCCAACATCATACAGTCCTTTAGGTCTCCTGTGAATAGGTAATTTGTCCTGTGCTTTTGGCTGTGCTATTCTGTGGTTCACAATTGCCTGCCTTTCTGTAGAGTCTAATACCCCACCCAAATCTGAGCCATAGTATAATAGACCAGATCTAACTTGAGAGCTCATATAGTTAAATTTAAGGCAGTAACAGGCAACTGGAGCAATACAATAGTGCAatccttttctcattttcctgaatGTAGAGAGCTCAATCAGAGAGATCAAAGGTTAGCCAGAAACAAATGTTTCCTCAAAAGAAACCACAATGAGCTTTCTTCAAAAGCTGTTGTCATATGAATTCCTCTCCACCAGAAGTGACTGGTACAGCCTGTAGTGTGTGCACAGACACAAGATGTACCAGCAAAAATTTatgagcatttttttctcttcttgtctATGTGCAAGTACTAACCTGCAAGATCAAGTGGAAATTGTAACATACTCCAGGTCCATACAGCAAGGATTGCATTTATGAGAGCGTAATTCTTCCTatgggaggggaaaaagtgATAACAGTGAAGATTCAGTTTCCTTATGTGATCACAAAAATGCTTCCTATAGTGTTTGGAATGCCATTTGAAGGGTAGTTGAGTGAAGCaatgattgattgattgatttatATGTACTTTAATGATGCAACTctaaggaaaacagaagcaatTTTATGTATGGAATTTTTGCTGTTAAGGCTTACGTGTTCCAGCTGTGTAATTGCACTAAATATCTGAAGCTAATGTTATAATAATAAGCATATGAGAATAGACTCTGTGGCTCAGAGGGGATATCTTTACCCTTGTAGTGATTACACATTCCTTGCAAGTCTGAGGCTTCTCTGCCAAGTGGGAAGGACACTTTTCCTGCTCTAAAAGCCTTGCTATGATAATTCCAAAAATATAACATAGTATTTGTTAGAGAAGATGAACCTCTTCTGTGACTCTTTCTTTATGATGGATGTTCACAGTTCATCTCAGCAATATGAGGGGGAGGTGAGCTTACTTTCTCTGGTAGAGATCACGACGTTGAAAATTCACACCAGACCGTGCCATTCCCTTTCTTCCTATCTTTGAATGCTTTGCCACTACCACGAAGTACACAAGATAACCAAAGAAGCAGCTTGGATAATGAATCTCTTAAGCCAGCTCTAGTTGCTCCCTTGCCCATCTAAAACAACTCATTAACCTGAAGGGGGCTTACTGTGtatccagcactgcagctcctgtaGCCATGAGCTGATGCTGCCTGGAAGTTTGGCTGCTCCTTTGGCTCTCTGAACCCTTTCACTGTGATGTGACATGCTTCCCTCACGGCAACACATGAGTAATCCCTAATAAAGCTCACAGGACTTAGGCCTTTCACAGAGGAAAAGGCAAGAGCAGGTACACAGAGCCCTTGGATGGAGCCTTCTGTTTTCTATGGGAAGCACAGTTTTACCAGTCTAAGCACTGCATGTTACACAAGTATCTTGTACAGTGCAAGTTATTTAAGTCAGCAAAAAATCCTTACCGAACATCCTCAATGTCCAAGGTTTCACTAGCAAATTCAAGTAtatctgctgctgttcccacaaacatgagaagcagctgagacAATTGATCCCGGGTGATTTCAACTCCAATGGGGAGAAGCCATCTCCCAACTACTAGTAGCAGTAGAAAAGTCTGGTGGAGGGCCAGTGTCCATACAGTCTCACAGATTGTGGAGAGCTGATTGACAAAGACTTTAGCCTGTTTAAAAGACAGCAATAATATACTGTAACTTCAGGAGACTGATGTTATAGGTACCTTCAGAGACTGTATTTGTCTTTGAGCCTGCTTTTGTTCTTTCACATtgtatgaaaacaaataatttccatCTGGTAGGCCTAGTTTAAAAAGGCACTTTAATACAGACTTTGGATAATGAATATAAAATCTTTCTCTGTGTACTACTCCTGTTCTCATTTTTCAGTTGAGCATTATCCTTTGCAGATCACTACCCAACCACTTTCTAAATTCAGTTAGTGAGATTTGCAAGAGAGTGGTAGGAGCATCTCTTCTTTACACAGAGATTAGTCTTAGCAACAATAGTTAATATgtaaaatgctgtattttcacAATGAGGTTTTCCAAACTAGAGATATATAATATACATCTTGGgttgtttgccttttttgtttggtggggtttttggtttttttttttgtttttttttttttgcggggggggggggggggtgttggtggaatttttttttgtttgctttactCACTCTGCAAGGTTCTTATCTCTAATTGTCGTAAGATCTCTACCACAAACAGGAAAAGGTGCCCTACCGTTTGAATGATGTGGTGATCTGTTCCCTCACTTCCATGACTGCTCTCTCTGGATTGATTGAAGTCTTGATTGCTGACATTCACCTGAACTGCCCCAGGCTCATTGCCACAGTACTGTCGTGAACAAAAACATGACACTCGTAAATAGCCCACCCGGGGAGCAGATGTGCTCTATGGCTGAGGCTGTCCTGTTTCACTGAACTGCAGAGGGTTCACTGGTAAAAGATAGCTGATGTTAACAAAGGTCCTCCCTCCTAATGTAATCTCCCTCTTCCTCAGAAGTGAGGAATTCCCCTCATCTAAGACAAGAGTGATGTGTTGATAGGTTTCTGAGAAAGTACAGGATTGTACTGCAGAAGACGATGCAAATTCAAAGTGGATGGAGTGGGTGACATCTCTGTGCTCTTAAGTCTGCAACTTGTGAATGTGATCTGCTTGCAGCTCTCCTGAACTTGCTGCTGGGTTCCCTACATGATTTCTCTTTTTGGTTAAAACAGGCAAATAAGGTAAAAACTGGTGATGGTCCCTATATTCAAACTTGTTCTCAAAATAGCTGCTTCTCTTGTCTACTGTCCAGGAAAAGCTCTCTGAAAATGTTACTGTCTCATTTTTCTGTATGACTTCCCTCAAGGCTGAAAATGAATTGAGGTAGGATATTTGGGTTGTATTCTCCGTCTCTCCTGCCCCTGCTATGCCttattttgtaagaaaattcATAGGGTTAGAGGTGAAATAAAGGAGTATTTAAGAGAGCTAGACCTGTACTGTTGCCTATCCCTTTGAAATGGaataaattttactttctgCAAGAACACAGTCATCTGGGAAATTGAGTGTTGGCTAAAACATCCAAATACAGTAAATCAGTGGTGGGTCTAAGTTCTGTCTGCAGCACTGTCCTGCCTTTCTACTTTCACACCCAAGGCTGGCCCAGGAGCAACTGGGGGGCATGGCTCCAAAATCTGTCCTCATAACAATCCATAACATCTCTCTCCATTCCAATAAAAAGAGGATAATTAGAAAATCAAACCATGCTATTACTGAGGACTTTAATCCCGTCTTATTTTTGCCAGAGAACTGCAGGTGATTTGCATTTCTCCATTAGGCCCCCTGCCATTTTACTGCACAGGGACTGATTTCCTGCAACAATTGGAATGTATTTGAGAGTATACTGAACAGTTGTGTTCAGCACCAAGCCTGCCAAtataaaagcaacattttccaGCAAATTTCAGGTTCTACTTTGATACTTTGCTTGGTGTCTGATGTGTTGTTCAGTATCTGGGTAAATGCTGGCTCTTGTCTGACCTTATGGTGGATAAATTTCCTGTGACttgaaaaacctggaaaaaatgTCAGTACTTGTTGCTTTTAGAGTTGGCGGTAAAAAGTCTTAAGATGAATGCTTGTCTTATTTGAACAGTGGGTGTGAGAGTCTTGAAAAATTGACACACAGATGTGGGGAAGATATTTCCATTTAGTCTAAAGTTCTGGGCATGGAAACAGTGAGATGGAGGGGCTGGTACTCTGCCTGGCTACTGCCATGTAGGGCTAATCTCCCTGGATTTGCCCTTCAACTAAAGGAGAGAGATGGAAAGGCTCGTTCAGTAGATGttttggaaatgaaatttaattgGTGCTCTGGAGAGGCATCTGTATCTGCTACCTACAGAAAACCCCTAAAGCCTATGGAGACCCATCCCCGAGGTCAAAATCAGGCTGAGTTCCTTCCACTGGCTGTGTGACATAGCTGAGGACaccacagtttaaaaatattgcaaaactGTCCTAATCGCCCCAGAATACTAAGAAGTGTGAACATCCACAAGTAGCCTGGGTAGGGCAAAGGGATGACTAACCTGTGCAGGAGAGGAAGGGTGACTCTGACAGCCTTTGATTTGTCATTAAGTCTGCATTTAAGCTCACCCCTCTGGCCTCTTGCCTGGTCTGGCACAATACGAGGAAAGCAACCGTGAACCTGTTCAGAACTTCACATCCAAGTCTGAGGAGCCACAGGACTAAGCAGCTCGACTGCTAGAGGGAGGTGGAAGAAACCATGCTGTGGCTGGCAGGGGatctttttctctcattctAGCAACACAAAGGTGCAGGAAATACctctaagaaaattaattcatgttACTGGTGTCTGTTGTATATGTATTTCCTTATAGGTAATTTTAGTTATACTTTCAGTGGAGAAGTGGGTTACTATTTTCAGAGCAACGCTCTGTGATCTTGGACTGAATAGCAAGCTCAGAGTCAGTCTATAGCTCTTCTCAATTGCTTCCAGGCAGGAAATGGAAATCTGTATCTGCAAAGCCAGTACTTTAAGTAGGCTcctattttattgtttaaataggcttctgtttttttcatttaagtaTGTTCATATCTTGTTTGGTTTGTTCTTCTCTGAATATTTATTAAGTGGTGATTGTGAAGTGAGTCACttgaaaatttggagaaaagcCCTTATTTACATCATATATATGCATGTAAATAAAACTGTTGGTGCCAGGCATATTTACTTATCGATTTATGGATGTGCAGTGACTAAATGGGAATGTGACAAGAAGAAAGTGAATACTGTTTTACTGTTTCACAGGCATTTGATAAACACGGTTTACCTTTTTACTACTAGACCCCAGCTAGTCCGAGGTATTGACTGTGTGCCAagctaaataaaaatagtttggTTTTCAGGTTCTTTTCCTGTGCAAATATAAAACAGGAAGAAGCTGTACACATTTTGTATCGATTCTGACTTGacttgctttcttttgtttcttctgacATTAAGCTTACACACACCTGTTTCATAAGCCTACTATTCAAAGTGGAAATGCTGTTGCATGACATGGTGATGTCCCAGTGCATGGCCTGCAGAGAAGCTCACTGCCAGTGCACGAGGGACACTGGAAACATCAAACTAATTCTGCCAATTTCTGTTTGCACCTTATTCACAATCTATTATTGTCAAATTAAACTGAGGTTAGCTAAAACTGTTCATAATGGGGACCAGCACTGGGATGTAAAATTGACACTTGGATATTAGGGTGGAGTACCCTCAACCTATTAATGTGCATGGAAGCTGTCAGGCTGAGGACAGTTTGGAAGAGTCTAGCCCTTCCCTGGAGCAGGCCCTCTGCCAAGCAACAGGTACCTGGCTTGCTGTCTGTGCTTTGCTGCTAACAGTGTGGCAGTCACTATGGAAACATCTGTGATGACAGAAATTCAAAGCACTCCTCACTGCTTCATTTTGCTcacacagaaaagctgaaatgtaaATCATGAAGAAAAGGTTACCTAAATTGTTTCCTAAATTGAGGAATATAATGAGTATGGCAAGGAAGGAATGGTGAAAGATGTAAGAACACTTTGAGGAATTCATGGTGGTATAATTTTAGCTGGTAAGAGAATATAACCTCAGAATGAGACTGAGGGAATGGACAGTAGTATTCTCTATATCCCCAAAATGTTCACATTAAGGTGGTTAAAATAATTACAAGGTTTACCAAGTGTCTGCCTTATTTCTGACTGGAAGCCTATATCAACTATGGCCCTGGTAGCTGGGTAAGCTCTGCAAAAGGTGGTCAGTTACTGCTTTCTGTGGCAGTGGCACACCAGGCATTTGAAAATGTAACAGAGCCCTGAGATCCTGTACATTATTGCAAAatattgtttggggtttttaatgtaTTAAATTGTTTCAATTTGCTTGACAGCagacagcaattttttttctttctctacagTTCAATTGACTTTATCATCTCTCCCAAACATGCATTTCATTCCCAAATACGTTGCCACAAAGCAGTATTTCACCCTTGATATATGAATGGTATTATATGTCCAGTTCTGCAGTACACAGAGAGGCAGAATTGCCAGAGGCAATTAGCACCTGCTTCCTGGTGAAGATTCAACATGACATCAAAGTTCTACTGCCTTAAAGACCACACACTGTTTTCATAGTGTATGTATTAAAAGTATGGAACTAGTGACTGTGTAATTACCCATTctgtttgcatttaaataatgaaatctcAGGAATACTTCAGTATTGAGAGTAGTACTAggctgggtgctgtgtttgAGATTAATTGTTAGGAAAGCTGCTCCCCTTCTGGAGGTATTGTTTTTGAATCTGTTAGATTCTGTGTTTCCAGAACTCTCTATCTTATCTCTCCAGGTATAAACTAAGCTGTTAACTTGATATACTCCCTCTTTAATTCACAATAGCAGTATATCAATAAGAACAAAGTATGCCATGTTCTAACATCATTTTGGGAAATAAACTGCCGCCTTTGACTACAGAATTAGCCTGTTTCTTGGACCAGATTTAACTATGACAAATGTTCTCAATATCCACATTACCTGTCTGTGACTGTTTAAGGAGATTTGGGAAAACAAGAAGACaataaattcctgctgctgtatTTAGAAAAAGCCTCAGGCATTTTCAGTGTAAACACAATTTTGAATATTTGATTATGCTTCTGTGGGCTCTAGCAATGtttcaaaggagaaaatgcGGCACTGGGTGTTTTTAGTCTAATTtatgtgttttcttctgttactTTTTGTTGTTCCAACCAGAACCTTTACTGCTGTGTATGTAAGGCACTGCATATGTATGTAAGGCATACAAATGCTGAGACAGACAAAATATCCTTTTCACTGCACGGAAGTGCTAGAGGGACTTGAAACTAGCT
The window above is part of the Catharus ustulatus isolate bCatUst1 chromosome 8, bCatUst1.pri.v2, whole genome shotgun sequence genome. Proteins encoded here:
- the TMEM26 gene encoding transmembrane protein 26, whose amino-acid sequence is MELMVLLNALVTRLLFVLHSLIGVWRVTAVKKEPKYWLLALLNLLLCLETGLTLKFKQGRGYKWFSPAIFLYLICIVPSLWLLELHHGTQYCGNEPGAVQVNVSNQDFNQSRESSHGSEGTDHHIIQTAKVFVNQLSTICETVWTLALHQTFLLLLVVGRWLLPIGVEITRDQLSQLLLMFVGTAADILEFASETLDIEDVRKNYALINAILAVWTWSMLQFPLDLAVQHIGCKPSASARRIPSLLLCRYSAELWNIGVSLFIQDGPFFIVRSILMGHFRIFNQMLVFFTAKNILVVTLQLYRLAVITLDFRATVLQKSRKGEVCCCPCEPYEAHATGHQENEMKEFVAFPPKEESQAPSEDH